The Clostridium septicum genome contains a region encoding:
- a CDS encoding glycosyltransferase family 4 protein, with the protein MKISIDARGINMYNGTGIGTYTENIVKELLNIDKTNEYTLFWTGKNYTKYKEDNTNLVFASRKHGRFYENFYFPNYIKENNIDLHHIPQNGIGMTNEYKTNCIVTIHDLIPYLMPETVGKGYLQRFLRDMPNIINQAKGIITVSEYSKKDILRFFNGFPADKIFVTPLAANSSFKPLDKLSCKKYIKETFNINNPYILYIGGFSTRKNVKELILAFNKIKKDLKIPHTLLLGGAVKDEGQKLVKLVQELNIEDSVIFTGFINSEDLPILYNAAEAFVYPSLYEGFGLPPLEAMSCKTAVITSNLTSIPEVTSNTASLINPFDKDELAKSLVNILNNEELKNSLALKGYKRSLQFSWRHTASNTLKAYESIFNSL; encoded by the coding sequence ATGAAAATTTCAATAGATGCTCGTGGAATCAATATGTATAATGGTACTGGAATTGGAACTTACACAGAAAATATAGTCAAAGAGCTACTGAATATAGATAAAACTAACGAGTACACTTTATTTTGGACAGGAAAAAATTATACTAAGTATAAAGAGGATAATACTAACTTAGTTTTTGCTTCTAGAAAACATGGTAGATTTTATGAAAATTTTTATTTTCCAAATTATATTAAAGAAAATAATATAGATTTACATCATATACCCCAAAATGGAATAGGAATGACTAATGAATATAAAACTAATTGTATAGTAACAATACATGATTTAATTCCTTATCTTATGCCTGAAACTGTAGGTAAAGGTTACTTACAAAGATTTCTTAGAGATATGCCCAATATAATTAACCAAGCCAAAGGTATAATTACAGTATCTGAGTATTCAAAAAAAGATATATTAAGATTTTTTAATGGATTTCCTGCTGATAAAATTTTTGTTACTCCATTAGCTGCTAACTCCTCTTTTAAGCCTCTAGATAAACTTTCTTGTAAAAAATATATAAAAGAAACTTTTAATATTAATAATCCATATATACTGTACATAGGAGGATTTAGTACAAGAAAAAATGTTAAGGAACTTATATTAGCTTTCAATAAGATAAAGAAAGATTTAAAAATTCCTCATACATTATTACTTGGAGGAGCAGTAAAAGATGAAGGACAAAAGTTAGTAAAACTTGTCCAAGAGCTTAATATAGAAGATTCAGTGATATTCACAGGATTCATAAATTCTGAAGATTTGCCTATTTTATATAATGCTGCTGAAGCTTTTGTATATCCATCTTTATACGAGGGTTTTGGCTTACCTCCCCTTGAAGCTATGAGTTGTAAAACAGCAGTTATAACGTCTAATTTAACTTCTATACCTGAAGTTACAAGTAATACTGCCAGTCTCATAAATCCATTTGATAAAGATGAACTTGCAAAATCACTAGTTAATATACTAAATAATGAAGAACTAAAAAATTCATTAGCTTTAAAGGGCTATAAAAGAAGCCTCCAATTTTCTTGGAGGCATACTGCATCTAACACACTTAAAGCTTACGAAAGCATTTTTAATTCTCTTTAA
- a CDS encoding CotS family spore coat protein yields MNFLDIKNAVENNYSLNVIDIEKVKNTYKIKTEEGDYGVKVIKYKYPHFYFIFSAIRHLQHRNFLKIPEIINTKDGLGFVKIQNNYAYLNEWIPSRKSNYDNLQELEKIAEKLGELHKCSEGFTLSNEMKPRIGWYSWIHVFETRCEEILDFKKRISQKAYKSEFDSLFLEAIDEEVNRGARAILNLKEGKYIEIMDREVCKRGFCHHDFANHNVLIDEENDVNIIDFDYCILDSHLHDLSSLLIRAMKGGKWSVEKASLILNSYSKTHDLYEEELKLMKGFIEFPQGFWQIGLQYYWEQQPWGEEFMVNKISKYLNDREERERFIEEFFR; encoded by the coding sequence ATGAATTTTTTAGATATAAAAAATGCAGTGGAAAATAATTACTCGTTAAATGTTATAGATATAGAAAAGGTTAAAAACACATATAAAATCAAAACGGAAGAAGGGGATTATGGAGTTAAGGTAATTAAATACAAATATCCTCATTTTTATTTTATCTTTTCAGCTATAAGACATTTACAACATAGAAATTTTTTAAAAATACCAGAGATAATAAATACTAAGGATGGATTAGGGTTTGTGAAAATTCAAAATAATTATGCTTATTTAAATGAATGGATACCATCAAGAAAAAGTAATTATGACAACTTGCAAGAGCTTGAAAAAATTGCTGAAAAATTAGGAGAACTTCATAAGTGTAGTGAAGGATTTACTTTAAGTAATGAAATGAAACCAAGAATAGGGTGGTATTCATGGATACATGTTTTTGAAACGCGATGCGAAGAGATACTAGATTTTAAAAAAAGAATAAGTCAAAAGGCATATAAGTCAGAATTTGATAGTTTGTTTTTAGAGGCAATTGATGAAGAGGTGAATAGAGGAGCTAGAGCTATTTTAAATCTTAAAGAAGGTAAATATATAGAGATAATGGATAGGGAAGTTTGTAAAAGAGGTTTCTGTCATCATGATTTTGCAAATCACAATGTTCTTATAGATGAGGAAAATGATGTAAACATAATAGATTTTGACTACTGCATATTAGATTCTCATTTACATGATTTATCATCTTTACTTATAAGAGCTATGAAGGGCGGGAAATGGAGTGTTGAAAAGGCAAGTTTAATATTAAACTCTTATAGTAAGACACATGATTTATATGAAGAAGAATTAAAGCTTATGAAAGGATTTATTGAGTTTCCACAAGGGTTTTGGCAAATAGGACTACAGTATTATTGGGAACAACAACCTTGGGGAGAAGAATTTATGGTTAATAAAATTAGTAAATATTTAAATGATAGAGAAGAAAGAGAGAGGTTTATAGAAGAGTTTTTTAGATAA
- a CDS encoding CotS family spore coat protein produces the protein MINKTRYIDKKILCNYDLSQELFLKLGIDVEDVIPLRKVFILTTSQGKKILKITSSSEKRLEFIDKSLKYISNNYKDVLSYWKNKNGKIYEIWNGDKYVVLDMIEGREATFSNPIEVSICAQAIAKMHKASKGIFNELNTELIQGNMGRYLPEYFNDNLKELEEIKYYTNKFKYKNDFDKLFLENVDYYINYVKRSIELLALSSYKNILEDEDKRVLCHNDLAHHNFIIDGKDVKIIDFDYCNIDTRIVDLVNYTSKVIKNSAYDIEKVRLILESYNKVEKITNDEIKIFYAFMTFPRDFVTIVKDYYYRQKTWDEEVYLNRFKNKLSNEIYRKEFLDNFIEEFKEYLY, from the coding sequence GTGATAAATAAAACAAGATATATAGATAAAAAAATATTATGTAATTATGATTTAAGTCAAGAATTGTTCTTGAAATTAGGAATAGATGTAGAAGATGTAATACCTTTAAGGAAGGTATTCATATTAACAACATCACAAGGTAAAAAAATACTTAAAATTACAAGTTCTAGTGAAAAGAGACTGGAGTTTATTGATAAATCATTAAAGTATATTTCTAATAATTATAAGGATGTATTAAGTTATTGGAAAAATAAAAATGGGAAAATATATGAAATTTGGAATGGAGATAAATATGTAGTTTTAGATATGATTGAAGGAAGAGAAGCTACATTTTCAAATCCTATAGAAGTTTCAATATGTGCACAAGCTATTGCTAAAATGCACAAAGCTTCGAAAGGGATATTTAATGAATTAAATACAGAATTAATACAAGGAAATATGGGAAGATACCTACCTGAGTATTTTAATGATAATTTAAAAGAATTAGAGGAGATAAAGTATTATACTAATAAATTTAAATATAAAAATGATTTTGATAAATTATTTTTGGAAAATGTAGATTATTATATTAACTATGTAAAGAGATCTATAGAATTATTAGCTTTATCTAGTTATAAGAATATATTAGAGGATGAAGATAAAAGGGTATTATGTCATAATGATTTAGCTCATCATAATTTTATAATAGATGGTAAAGATGTAAAAATAATAGATTTTGATTATTGTAATATAGATACTAGAATAGTAGATTTAGTTAATTATACATCTAAAGTAATTAAAAATTCAGCTTATGATATTGAAAAAGTACGATTAATATTAGAAAGTTATAATAAAGTGGAAAAAATAACAAATGATGAAATAAAAATATTTTATGCATTTATGACATTCCCAAGAGATTTTGTAACTATAGTTAAAGATTATTATTATAGACAAAAGACTTGGGATGAGGAGGTATATTTAAATAGATTTAAAAATAAGCTTAGTAATGAAATATATAGAAAAGAGTTTCTAGATAATTTTATAGAAGAGTTTAAGGAATATTTATATTAA
- a CDS encoding glycosyltransferase family 4 protein has translation MKIGIDGRAAKWYRGTGIGTYTYQLINNLSKIDAENNYSIFLPEGSPLNLGDNFKIESLKSASNDNFWEEVKVPNILKDNNMNLYHVPQNGVGLSNNISCLKTITLHDIIPLKMPETVSDRYLNIFNNQLPNIINNSQGILTVSEFSKQDIAKEFNFPKDKIFVTHLAAEDIYKPLNKNNCKKIIAKKYGIDKDFILYVGGFSPRKNIIGIIEAFSLLKINFKKDLKLVITGKKGISYERYKKRADDLGLNDSVIFTGFIPLNDLPIFYNASKLLVYPSFYEGFGLPPLEAMACGTPVIASDVTSLPEICGDSAILIDPYNIYDISYYIENILSDSDLKNNLIKKGLLKSSHYSWKNTAIDTITAYNDIIKLS, from the coding sequence ATGAAAATAGGTATAGATGGTAGAGCTGCTAAATGGTATAGAGGAACTGGAATAGGCACATATACTTATCAACTTATAAATAATTTAAGTAAAATCGATGCCGAAAATAATTACTCTATTTTTTTACCTGAAGGCTCCCCCCTTAATCTAGGTGATAATTTTAAAATAGAATCCTTAAAATCCGCCTCAAATGACAACTTTTGGGAGGAGGTAAAGGTCCCTAATATATTAAAAGATAATAATATGAATCTTTATCATGTTCCTCAAAATGGAGTAGGACTTTCTAATAACATATCTTGTCTAAAAACAATAACATTGCATGATATAATCCCCCTTAAAATGCCTGAAACTGTTAGCGATAGATATCTTAATATATTTAATAATCAGCTACCTAATATTATTAATAATTCTCAAGGAATATTAACTGTTTCTGAATTTTCTAAACAAGATATCGCAAAAGAATTTAACTTTCCAAAAGATAAAATATTTGTTACCCATTTAGCAGCTGAAGATATATATAAGCCATTAAATAAAAATAATTGCAAAAAAATAATTGCAAAAAAATACGGAATAGATAAAGATTTTATTCTTTATGTTGGGGGGTTTAGCCCACGGAAAAATATTATTGGTATTATAGAAGCATTTTCACTTTTAAAAATAAATTTTAAAAAAGATTTAAAATTAGTTATTACAGGAAAAAAGGGAATTTCATATGAAAGGTATAAAAAGCGTGCAGATGATCTAGGTTTAAATGATTCTGTTATATTTACAGGTTTTATTCCGTTAAATGATTTACCTATATTCTATAACGCTTCTAAACTTCTAGTTTATCCTTCTTTTTACGAGGGATTTGGATTACCTCCATTAGAAGCTATGGCCTGTGGTACTCCTGTAATAGCATCTGATGTTACTTCTTTACCTGAAATTTGCGGAGATTCAGCTATTTTAATCGATCCTTATAATATATATGATATAAGCTATTATATAGAAAATATTTTAAGTGATTCTGATTTAAAAAATAATTTAATAAAAAAAGGATTATTAAAAAGTTCACATTATTCTTGGAAAAATACAGCTATAGATACTATAACCGCTTATAACGACATTATTAAATTATCATAA
- a CDS encoding CotS family spore coat protein, protein MMREFEIERQFDIKIEVIKANKGVYYLKTNKGEKCLKKINYGPQKLLFVYGAKEHLINNGFNNVDRYFLNIDGEPYALVNEDLYTLSEWLEGRECDFHNIDEVKLAAKTLANMHKASKGYDPPENSKLKSDLGRWPHLMTKRIKSLDKMRDMVRKKNGKNDFDLLYLKSMEFYKDMGKKALRTLEESSYMKLCEIAEEEKSFCHHDFTYHNIILDKENQAHVIDFDYCKREIRAFDVSNFMIKVLKRVDWNIEFAKAIIDSYNDVYPLSKDEYKVLYAFLQFPQRYWRLANRYYYNEVNWGQNTFSNKIEAIINEQEKLLKFLEEFKSLYSIS, encoded by the coding sequence ATGATGAGAGAATTTGAAATAGAAAGACAATTTGATATTAAAATCGAAGTAATAAAGGCTAATAAAGGGGTTTACTATCTTAAAACTAATAAGGGAGAAAAATGTTTAAAAAAAATAAATTATGGTCCGCAAAAATTATTATTTGTGTATGGAGCGAAAGAACACTTAATAAATAATGGATTTAATAATGTGGACAGATATTTTTTAAACATAGACGGGGAACCGTATGCTCTAGTAAATGAAGATCTTTATACATTATCTGAATGGCTAGAGGGAAGGGAATGTGATTTTCACAACATAGATGAGGTTAAATTAGCGGCCAAAACATTGGCTAATATGCATAAAGCCTCTAAAGGATATGATCCTCCAGAAAATTCAAAACTTAAAAGTGACTTAGGTAGATGGCCTCACCTTATGACCAAGAGAATAAAATCTCTAGATAAAATGAGAGATATGGTAAGAAAAAAGAATGGTAAAAACGACTTCGATTTATTATATCTAAAATCAATGGAATTCTATAAAGATATGGGAAAAAAAGCATTAAGAACATTAGAAGAATCTAGTTATATGAAGTTATGTGAAATTGCTGAAGAGGAAAAAAGCTTTTGTCATCATGATTTTACCTATCATAATATTATTTTAGATAAAGAAAACCAAGCGCATGTTATTGATTTTGATTATTGTAAGAGAGAAATTAGAGCTTTTGATGTTTCAAACTTTATGATTAAGGTTTTAAAAAGAGTAGATTGGAATATAGAGTTTGCTAAAGCTATAATAGATTCTTACAATGATGTATATCCTTTAAGTAAAGATGAGTATAAAGTTTTATATGCATTTTTACAATTTCCACAAAGATATTGGAGATTGGCGAATAGATATTACTACAATGAAGTTAACTGGGGACAAAATACATTCAGTAACAAGATAGAAGCTATAATAAATGAACAAGAAAAATTATTAAAGTTTTTAGAAGAATTTAAAAGTTTATATTCAATATCATAA
- the yabG gene encoding sporulation peptidase YabG, which yields MVIGDLVVRKSYDKDITFKIIDIKEDEEGNPIYILKGISIRIIADSAKDDLQKVDDDFVGEKEKILNTRVSEAINKAISLRGDVRAMKAINSRSSKNLKESPNKELIFGRPGKILHIDGDREYLETCLKVYKQLSLDAIGISISEREQPKKVVDLVKEIKPDIVVLTGHDGVLRVTDDYLNLDNYRNSKYYIESVRALRNYNSSYDELVIFAGACQSCYECMLDAGANFASSPNRVLIHCLDPVFVCEKIAYTRIDKVVSITDVIDNTITGIKGIGGLQTRGKYREGYPKSSYI from the coding sequence ATGGTTATAGGGGATTTAGTTGTAAGAAAATCTTATGACAAAGATATTACCTTTAAAATAATTGATATTAAAGAAGATGAAGAAGGAAATCCTATATATATTTTAAAAGGTATAAGTATAAGAATAATAGCAGATTCTGCTAAGGATGATTTACAAAAAGTTGATGATGACTTTGTTGGAGAAAAAGAAAAAATATTAAATACAAGAGTAAGTGAGGCGATAAATAAGGCTATTTCCTTAAGGGGGGATGTAAGGGCGATGAAAGCAATTAATAGCCGTAGTAGCAAGAATTTGAAGGAGTCGCCCAACAAAGAATTAATATTTGGTAGACCAGGCAAGATACTTCATATAGATGGAGATAGAGAGTATTTAGAAACTTGTTTAAAAGTATATAAACAATTATCTTTAGATGCTATTGGAATATCAATATCGGAAAGAGAGCAACCTAAAAAAGTAGTAGATTTAGTAAAGGAAATAAAACCTGATATAGTTGTTTTAACAGGTCATGATGGTGTTCTTAGGGTTACAGATGACTATCTAAATTTAGATAATTATAGAAATTCAAAATACTATATCGAATCAGTTAGAGCTCTTAGAAATTATAATTCTAGTTATGATGAATTAGTTATTTTTGCAGGAGCATGTCAAAGTTGTTATGAATGTATGTTAGATGCAGGAGCTAATTTTGCAAGTTCTCCTAATAGAGTATTAATACACTGCTTAGATCCTGTTTTTGTATGCGAAAAAATTGCATACACAAGAATAGACAAAGTGGTCTCTATTACAGATGTTATAGATAATACAATAACAGGAATTAAAGGTATAGGAGGGCTTCAAACTAGAGGTAAATATAGAGAAGGTTATCCTAAATCATCATACATTTAA
- a CDS encoding Veg family protein — MEKLKTIATIKKDIENHIGEKVTLKANGGRKKILVNNGVIESTYPSIFVVRLESDTQRTVTYSYSDVLTKTVQLYFSV, encoded by the coding sequence ATGGAAAAATTAAAAACGATAGCTACCATAAAGAAAGATATTGAAAATCACATAGGTGAAAAAGTAACTTTAAAAGCTAATGGTGGCAGGAAAAAAATCCTAGTAAACAATGGAGTAATAGAAAGTACTTATCCAAGTATTTTTGTAGTTAGACTAGAAAGCGACACCCAAAGGACCGTGACATATAGTTATTCAGATGTATTAACAAAGACTGTTCAATTATATTTTTCTGTATAG
- a CDS encoding DUF3794 and LysM peptidoglycan-binding domain-containing protein, producing the protein MSQIDVIKESVQYEQLIKENSSNHVLKGEYLIRDSHPDMKEVLGVEAKAFITNKEVLADKVMVEGQLNYTVFYLPKDEVTVDTPSSKIHSVEFNEKFANYLDLDNDEHRVLCEVECEIEHIEASWMNERKVGIDGLLALKWELYRSGEFEYVKDIEGKEDIQILKKEEVINSVKGEKDLELIGKSMMKVTMDKPEIEDVLKCSMNIHKKEVKVGEDRIYIGCYCKIEVLYKGKENKELVILQDDVYLSKEEELVGVGSDMISSLNLAVKNSECIIAADDLGESRVVNLEFQIKGKVKVYSKDKIELLKDAYSPSMNVELNKVNNEFGVIQGTGSTEVMAKDNIYIKNENVKIEQIICTSGSANILEKIVEDDRVKLEGVIKATVLYKEASEDCRYGVATGEIPFTTTMDFKNARKGMDVIAKATIENIDSSIEANTIAIRATVAISAKVCYKVKKEWVVDVVEGPEEKKEKKSSVTIYVVSKEDTLWDLAKKYCTTIDELMKLNNLESQDKLTSGDRIIIPGRAIF; encoded by the coding sequence ATGTCACAAATAGATGTAATAAAAGAAAGTGTTCAATATGAACAGTTGATAAAAGAAAATTCATCAAATCATGTATTAAAGGGAGAATATTTAATTAGAGACTCACATCCTGATATGAAAGAAGTATTAGGGGTAGAGGCTAAAGCATTTATAACTAATAAAGAAGTTTTAGCAGATAAGGTAATGGTTGAAGGTCAATTAAATTATACTGTATTTTATTTACCAAAAGATGAAGTAACAGTAGACACTCCATCAAGTAAAATACATTCAGTGGAGTTTAATGAGAAATTTGCAAATTATCTTGATCTTGATAATGATGAACATAGAGTATTATGCGAAGTTGAGTGTGAGATAGAACATATTGAAGCAAGCTGGATGAATGAAAGAAAAGTTGGTATTGATGGACTACTTGCATTAAAATGGGAACTTTATAGAAGTGGAGAATTTGAATATGTTAAAGATATAGAGGGAAAAGAGGATATTCAAATACTTAAAAAAGAAGAAGTTATTAATTCAGTAAAAGGCGAAAAAGATCTAGAATTGATAGGGAAATCTATGATGAAGGTTACAATGGATAAACCTGAAATAGAAGATGTTTTAAAATGTTCAATGAATATTCATAAAAAAGAAGTTAAGGTTGGAGAAGATAGAATTTATATAGGATGCTATTGTAAGATAGAAGTTTTATATAAAGGAAAAGAGAATAAAGAGCTTGTAATATTACAAGATGACGTATACCTATCAAAAGAAGAAGAATTAGTAGGTGTAGGTAGTGATATGATAAGTTCTTTAAATTTAGCAGTTAAAAATAGTGAGTGTATAATAGCAGCTGATGATTTAGGAGAAAGTAGAGTAGTTAATCTTGAGTTTCAAATTAAAGGTAAAGTTAAGGTATATTCAAAAGATAAAATTGAATTATTAAAAGATGCATATTCACCATCAATGAATGTTGAATTGAATAAGGTTAATAATGAATTTGGAGTAATTCAGGGAACAGGCTCAACAGAGGTAATGGCTAAAGATAATATTTATATTAAAAATGAAAATGTGAAAATTGAGCAAATAATTTGTACATCTGGAAGTGCAAATATATTAGAAAAAATAGTTGAAGATGATAGAGTTAAACTTGAGGGTGTAATTAAAGCTACAGTATTATATAAAGAAGCTTCAGAAGATTGTCGCTATGGAGTTGCAACAGGAGAAATTCCATTTACAACTACAATGGATTTTAAGAATGCTAGAAAAGGAATGGATGTTATTGCTAAAGCAACAATAGAAAATATTGATTCTAGTATAGAAGCGAATACTATAGCTATAAGAGCAACAGTAGCTATATCAGCTAAGGTATGCTATAAAGTAAAAAAGGAATGGGTTGTAGATGTAGTAGAGGGACCAGAAGAAAAGAAGGAAAAGAAATCATCAGTAACAATATATGTAGTTAGTAAAGAAGATACATTATGGGATCTTGCTAAAAAGTATTGCACAACTATAGATGAGTTAATGAAATTAAATAATTTAGAGAGTCAAGATAAATTAACTTCAGGAGATAGAATTATAATACCAGGAAGAGCTATATTTTAA
- a CDS encoding cyanophycinase, with the protein MREKISGNLIIIGGAEDKEGDKEILKKVCNSIDKDKDTILIATIATEYPKEALQKYTKVFNGLGVKNIQNLDITNRNQSFDKKNIENIDKANLIFFTGGDQLRITSLVGGTPIYDGLKRASERGCIIVGTSAGASVMSDTMIVQGEDEESPRKCTLKMSPGLGFVDNVIIDQHFAQRGRIGRLLTGIAQNPEVLGIGIDEDTAIVVTDTGIAEVIGTGAVYFVDASCITHSNVSEQHGDEVLSMFNVKLHVLNEGKKFNLLKKSPFEEENCRYENDKN; encoded by the coding sequence ATGAGGGAAAAAATTAGTGGAAACCTAATAATAATTGGAGGAGCAGAAGATAAAGAGGGAGATAAAGAAATCCTAAAAAAGGTTTGCAATTCAATAGATAAAGATAAAGATACTATTTTAATAGCAACAATAGCAACTGAATATCCTAAAGAAGCTCTTCAAAAATATACTAAGGTATTTAACGGATTAGGAGTTAAAAATATACAAAATTTAGATATAACTAATAGAAATCAATCATTTGATAAAAAGAATATAGAAAATATTGATAAAGCAAATTTAATATTTTTTACAGGAGGAGACCAACTAAGAATAACAAGTTTAGTTGGAGGAACTCCTATTTATGATGGATTGAAAAGGGCTAGTGAAAGAGGCTGTATTATTGTAGGGACTTCAGCTGGAGCTTCTGTTATGAGTGATACAATGATAGTTCAAGGAGAAGATGAAGAATCTCCAAGGAAGTGTACATTAAAAATGTCACCAGGACTTGGGTTTGTAGATAATGTAATCATTGATCAGCATTTTGCTCAAAGAGGAAGAATAGGTAGACTACTAACAGGTATAGCCCAAAATCCTGAAGTCTTAGGCATTGGAATAGATGAAGATACGGCCATTGTAGTAACAGATACAGGTATCGCAGAAGTTATAGGAACTGGCGCAGTATATTTTGTAGATGCAAGTTGCATAACTCATAGTAATGTATCGGAACAACATGGAGATGAGGTGCTAAGTATGTTTAATGTAAAGTTACACGTGCTTAATGAAGGGAAAAAGTTTAACCTTTTAAAAAAGTCACCTTTTGAGGAGGAAAATTGTAGATATGAGAATGATAAAAACTAA